A region from the Hippopotamus amphibius kiboko isolate mHipAmp2 chromosome 15, mHipAmp2.hap2, whole genome shotgun sequence genome encodes:
- the LOC130836376 gene encoding olfactory receptor 2L2-like, whose protein sequence is MENYNQTSTDFILLGLLPSARTGLFLFILIVIIFLMALLGNLSMILLIFLDTHLHTPMYFLLSQLSLMDLTYISTIVPKMAYNFLFGNKSISVIGCGIQSFIFLTIAGTEGLLLASMAYDRYVAICFPLHYPIRISRRVCGLMIIGSWIMGSINSCAHTTYALQIPYCQSKTINHFFCDVPAMLILACMDTWIYEYTVFVSTTVFLLLPFISIACSYGRVLLAVYLMHSADGRKKAYSTCSTHLTVVAFYYVPFVYTYLRPRSLRSPTEDKVLAVFYTILTPMLNPVIYSLRNKEVKGALKRVIQRIFSVNR, encoded by the coding sequence ATGGAAAATTATAATCAAACCTCTACTGATTTCATCTTACTAGGGCTGCTCCCTTCTGCAAGAACtggcctgtttctttttattctcattgttATCATTTTCCTAATGGCTCTACTTGGTAACCTCTCCATGATTCTTCTAATCTTTCTGGACACCcatctccacacacccatgtatttTCTACTCAGTCAGCTCTCCCTCATGGATCTGACCTACATCTCCACCATTGTCCCCAAAATGGCCTACAATTTTCTATTTGGAAACAAGTCTATCTCTGTCATTGGGTGTGGGATTCAGAGCTTCATCTTCTTGACTATAGCAGGTACAGAAGGATTGCTCTTGGCCTCTATGGCTTATGATCGTTATGTGGCCATTTGCTTCCCTCTTCACTATCCCATCAGAATCAGCAGAAGAGTGTGTGGGTTGATGATAATAGGATCTTGGATAATGGGCTCTATCAACTCATGTGCCCACACCACATATGCCCTCCAGATCCCATATTGCCAATCCAAGACCATCAATCATTTCTTCTGTGATGTCCCAGCCATGCTGATTTTGGCCTGCATGGACACTTGGATCTATGAGTACACAGTATTTGTGAGCACCACTGTATTCCTTTTGTTGCCTTTCATCAGTATTGCATGTTCCTATGGCCGTGTTCTCCTTGCTGTCTATCTCATGCACTCAGCAGACGGGAGGAAGAAGGCCTATTCAACCTGCAGCACGCACCTTACTGTGGTGGCTTTCTACTATGTGCCCTTTGTTTATACATATCTACGCCCAAGATCCCTTCGATCTCCCACAGAGGACAAGGTTCTGGCTGTCTTCTATACTATCCTCACCCCTATGCTCAATCCTGTTATCTATAGCTTAAGAAACAAAGAGGTGAAGGGGGCCTTGAAAAGAGTAATTCAGAGAATCTTTTCTGTGAATAggtag